From the Kitasatospora viridis genome, one window contains:
- a CDS encoding SurA N-terminal domain-containing protein, translating to MIRSSVRRTLPLLGVLGAALALTACGSQAPRPGAAALIGSDKITVSAVEARVGEFRAQAAELPTGQYQEQAGLVGATVSEMVFDRVVAHALADHGLTVSDAEVAQARDQGVAELGGEQALEQTLLLKHVVPTQDIDAYFREQLGLQKLAALNGQQIGTADGNKTVHQLLTEASDELKVTVNPRYGSWDPAQAVLDGPSEPWLPQSGAAA from the coding sequence GTGATCCGCAGCTCCGTTCGCCGCACCCTGCCCCTGCTCGGCGTGCTGGGGGCCGCTCTGGCCCTGACGGCCTGCGGGAGCCAAGCACCGCGCCCAGGCGCGGCCGCGCTGATCGGCTCGGACAAGATCACCGTCTCGGCCGTCGAGGCGCGGGTCGGCGAGTTCCGCGCCCAGGCGGCCGAGCTGCCGACCGGGCAGTACCAGGAGCAGGCCGGGCTCGTCGGCGCCACCGTCTCCGAGATGGTCTTCGACCGGGTGGTCGCGCACGCGCTGGCCGACCACGGCCTGACCGTCTCCGACGCCGAGGTGGCACAGGCCCGCGACCAGGGGGTCGCGGAGCTCGGCGGGGAGCAGGCCCTGGAGCAGACCCTGCTGCTCAAGCACGTGGTGCCGACCCAGGACATCGACGCCTACTTCCGCGAGCAGCTCGGGCTGCAGAAGCTGGCCGCCCTGAACGGCCAGCAGATCGGCACCGCCGACGGCAACAAGACCGTGCACCAGCTGCTCACCGAGGCCTCCGACGAGCTGAAGGTGACGGTCAATCCGCGCTACGGCAGCTGGGACCCGGCGCAGGCCGTGCTGGACGGCCCGAGCGAGCCCTGGCTGCCGCAGTCCGGCGCCGCCGCCTGA
- a CDS encoding serine/threonine-protein kinase, which produces MTRDRLIGGRYRLAEKIGHGGMGQVWAGYDERLDRRVAVKLLRADLSTAHDQQTPTTSGTRDSRADLRKRFLRECRITAALDHPGLVTVFDAGEDDGELFLVMQRVPGAGLADLIAEEGRFPVDRAAAVAAQLCAALAVVHAVPAVHRDLKPSNVMVRPDGRVVLLDLGIATALDTDRTRLTMTGVPIGSPSYMAPEQALSGSVDARSDLYALGCLLHEMLTGEQPFPASTALGVLRRQVDDPPVPLRRLRPEVPAELEALVLELLAKPPAGRPADAQQVFGRLLPLVGAAAAAGAAPVAGQGDPTAPFRRPLAPVPAPTLAPAVPLLPPVPSAPPVTFAAPARAATPAPAPAAQFPPPPAPAPVGDLAAACGQVSDLLAEQRYAEVIDLAARLLPRAVAAHGEQAPLVGTLRTIYARTLLQEGQYRAALPEYQLLAGQAAGASALEYRLRVAECLEHLGRVPEALAGYQALLADCSARLAAGTDTDPARCWDLRERIGLLLAGSGEANAAWDWLLPLLLDREPRLGPHHPDVLRVRRHLDHLQHHRPAPLPPLDPRTRSWWRSPSG; this is translated from the coding sequence GTGACCCGGGACCGGCTGATCGGCGGTCGCTACCGGCTGGCCGAGAAGATCGGCCACGGCGGCATGGGCCAGGTGTGGGCCGGCTACGACGAGCGGCTGGACCGCCGGGTCGCCGTCAAGCTGCTCCGCGCCGACCTCTCCACGGCCCATGACCAGCAGACGCCGACCACCAGCGGGACCCGGGACTCCCGCGCGGACCTGCGCAAGCGCTTCCTGCGCGAGTGCCGGATCACCGCGGCGCTCGACCACCCCGGCCTGGTCACCGTCTTCGACGCGGGTGAGGACGACGGCGAGCTCTTCCTGGTGATGCAGCGGGTGCCGGGCGCCGGCCTGGCCGACCTGATCGCCGAGGAGGGCCGGTTCCCGGTGGACCGGGCGGCGGCGGTGGCGGCGCAGCTGTGCGCCGCGCTCGCGGTGGTGCACGCCGTGCCGGCGGTCCACCGCGACCTGAAGCCGAGCAATGTGATGGTCCGTCCGGACGGCCGGGTGGTGCTGCTCGACCTCGGCATCGCCACCGCGCTGGACACCGACCGCACCCGGCTCACCATGACCGGCGTGCCGATCGGCAGCCCCTCCTACATGGCGCCGGAGCAGGCGCTCTCCGGCAGCGTCGACGCCCGCAGCGACCTCTACGCGCTCGGCTGCCTGCTGCACGAGATGCTCACCGGTGAGCAGCCGTTCCCGGCGTCCACCGCGCTCGGCGTGCTGCGCCGCCAGGTGGACGACCCGCCGGTGCCGCTGCGCCGGCTGCGGCCCGAGGTGCCGGCCGAGTTGGAGGCGCTGGTGCTGGAGCTGCTGGCCAAGCCGCCGGCGGGGCGGCCGGCCGACGCCCAGCAGGTGTTCGGGCGGCTGCTGCCGCTGGTCGGCGCGGCAGCGGCAGCGGGGGCAGCACCGGTGGCTGGCCAGGGCGATCCGACGGCCCCGTTCCGTCGGCCGCTCGCCCCCGTCCCCGCGCCGACGCTCGCGCCGGCCGTCCCTCTTCTCCCCCCTGTCCCCTCCGCTCCGCCCGTCACCTTCGCCGCACCAGCACGCGCAGCCACACCCGCACCCGCACCCGCAGCGCAGTTCCCGCCCCCGCCCGCCCCGGCGCCGGTCGGCGACCTCGCCGCGGCTTGCGGACAGGTCTCCGACCTGCTCGCCGAGCAGCGCTACGCCGAGGTGATCGACCTGGCGGCCCGGCTGCTGCCCAGGGCCGTGGCCGCGCACGGCGAACAGGCGCCGCTGGTCGGCACGCTGCGCACCATCTACGCCCGCACCCTGCTCCAGGAGGGCCAGTACCGGGCCGCACTGCCCGAGTACCAACTGCTGGCCGGGCAGGCGGCCGGGGCGAGCGCGCTGGAGTACCGGCTCCGGGTGGCCGAGTGCCTGGAGCACCTGGGCCGGGTGCCGGAGGCGCTGGCCGGCTACCAGGCGCTGCTCGCCGACTGCTCGGCCCGGCTGGCCGCGGGCACCGACACCGACCCGGCCCGCTGCTGGGACCTGCGCGAGCGGATCGGCCTGCTGCTGGCCGGTTCCGGCGAGGCGAACGCGGCCTGGGACTGGCTGCTGCCGCTGCTGCTGGACCGCGAGCCCCGGCTCGGCCCGCACCACCCGGACGTGCTGCGGGTGCGCCGGCACCTGGACCACCTCCAGCACCACCGCCCCGCCCCGCTGCCCCCGCTGGACCCGCGCACCCGCAGCTGGTGGCGCAGCCCGTCCGGGTAG
- a CDS encoding spermidine synthase — protein MIPDLPTREQTGEPVVLDRRDGPFGEVVLRRRGADHEIIANGCFLMDTADGRSERLLVDAALERLDAERPSVLIGGLGVGFSLAHAAAEPRWGAITVAEREPAIIDWHRAGPLGAISGPALADPRVVVRELDLVAHLTTGEDSYDALCLDIDNGPDWTVTESNDGLYGPAGLAAARARLNPGGVLAVWSAQPSPAFEEALRAAGFTEVHTVEVPVRRGVPDVVHLGRRPS, from the coding sequence ATGATTCCCGACCTGCCGACCCGGGAGCAGACCGGCGAGCCCGTGGTGCTCGACCGGCGTGACGGACCGTTCGGTGAGGTGGTGCTGCGCCGGCGCGGGGCCGACCACGAGATCATCGCCAACGGCTGCTTCCTGATGGACACCGCCGACGGCCGCTCCGAGCGGCTGCTGGTCGACGCCGCGCTGGAGCGGCTCGACGCCGAGCGGCCGAGCGTGCTGATCGGCGGCCTCGGCGTCGGCTTCTCGCTGGCGCACGCCGCCGCCGAGCCGCGCTGGGGCGCGATCACGGTGGCCGAGCGGGAGCCGGCGATCATCGACTGGCACCGGGCCGGGCCGCTCGGCGCGATCTCCGGTCCGGCGCTGGCCGACCCCCGGGTGGTGGTCCGCGAGCTCGACCTGGTGGCCCACCTGACGACCGGTGAGGACAGCTACGACGCGCTCTGCCTGGACATCGACAACGGCCCGGACTGGACCGTCACCGAGTCCAACGACGGCCTCTACGGCCCGGCCGGCCTGGCCGCCGCCCGGGCCCGGCTGAACCCCGGCGGCGTCCTCGCGGTGTGGAGCGCCCAGCCCTCGCCCGCCTTCGAGGAGGCGCTGCGGGCGGCCGGCTTCACCGAGGTGCACACGGTCGAGGTGCCGGTGCGCCGGGGCGTTCCGGACGTGGTGCACCTGGGCCGTCGTCCCAGCTGA
- a CDS encoding N-6 DNA methylase — protein MPDRAELTPVEIARLAGVGRAAVSNWRRRHADFPQPVGGTEASPTFALDQVEEWLRRQGKIAELPLLERCHQQLEALREPVGASPGLTGGGGPLVLAGAVLLLVHRHPGRWAELSERPDTGVALALPQAVGELVRELFAPGWAAVLDLPALYGSTQLGLARLLARLAEQHGPAAAYELLLARSFPSLRPGDAPTPGARQPQLPAPAAGLLAALAAADAPETVLDPACGLGATLLAVGPDTENPDAGRSDAGRPDADRPDAGSGRPHPTRFGQERDLNTAGAALLRLALHTPAGTPGPLPLHLASGDALLADGHLGLLADAVLCRPPYNERDWGHDELRYDPRWLFDQAPPRTEPELAWLLHALARTRPGGLTALLLPPTVASRRSGRRLRAELLRSGALRAVVALPAGAAPPFGVPLHLWLLRRPGVEEPPVARRLLLLDAAAAQPAGAAGGGRERIDWPELHRTVLDAWTGFDHAVRFDRPPPADRPGVHRVLDAIDLLDDETDLTPARHLPPAAPADGGAELAHLRGRLAEQLTALAALDGQLPQVGAAAAEPTAAPLTTLGELARTGVLEVHSSGQGPEVRSAADGGAGEGSGRAVLTDQDLMDGQPPSARLAGGATGVLRARPGDVLVPVLGGGTALVVRAGEPADGAVLGARLHLLRPDPELLDPDFLAGRLRSTSGSRWASSHASTTARIDVRRLQLPRLPIDRQRALGAAFRQVAEFEARLRRAAEAGRLLAQGLTDGLADGRITLP, from the coding sequence GTGCCGGACCGCGCCGAGCTGACCCCCGTCGAGATCGCCCGGCTGGCCGGGGTGGGCCGGGCCGCCGTGAGCAACTGGCGCCGCCGGCACGCCGACTTCCCGCAGCCGGTCGGCGGCACCGAGGCCAGCCCGACCTTCGCCCTGGACCAGGTCGAGGAGTGGCTGCGCCGCCAGGGCAAGATCGCCGAGCTGCCACTGCTGGAGCGCTGCCACCAGCAGCTGGAGGCGCTGCGCGAGCCGGTCGGGGCGTCGCCCGGGCTGACCGGCGGGGGCGGCCCGCTGGTGCTGGCCGGCGCCGTGCTGCTGCTGGTGCACCGTCACCCCGGGCGCTGGGCCGAGCTGTCCGAGCGGCCCGACACCGGGGTCGCGCTGGCCCTGCCGCAGGCCGTCGGGGAGCTGGTCCGCGAACTCTTCGCCCCCGGCTGGGCGGCCGTGCTCGACCTGCCCGCGCTCTACGGCAGCACCCAGCTCGGCCTGGCCCGGCTGCTCGCCCGGCTCGCCGAGCAGCACGGCCCGGCCGCCGCTTACGAGCTGCTGCTGGCCCGCTCCTTCCCCAGCCTTCGGCCGGGAGATGCCCCTACCCCCGGTGCCCGCCAGCCCCAGCTGCCGGCCCCCGCCGCCGGCCTGCTCGCCGCGCTCGCCGCCGCCGACGCGCCCGAGACCGTGCTCGACCCGGCCTGCGGCCTCGGTGCCACCCTGCTCGCGGTCGGCCCCGACACCGAGAACCCCGACGCCGGGCGCTCCGACGCCGGCCGACCTGACGCCGACCGACCTGACGCAGGGTCGGGGCGTCCGCACCCCACCCGGTTCGGCCAGGAGCGCGACCTCAACACCGCCGGTGCCGCCCTGCTCCGGCTCGCCCTGCACACCCCGGCCGGCACCCCCGGTCCGCTGCCGCTGCACCTCGCCTCCGGCGACGCGCTGCTCGCCGACGGCCACCTCGGGCTGCTGGCCGACGCGGTGCTCTGCCGCCCCCCGTACAACGAGCGCGACTGGGGCCACGACGAGCTGCGCTACGACCCCCGCTGGCTCTTCGACCAGGCCCCGCCGCGCACCGAGCCGGAACTCGCCTGGCTGCTGCACGCCCTGGCCCGCACCCGCCCGGGCGGCCTGACCGCGCTGCTGCTGCCGCCCACCGTGGCCAGCCGCCGCTCCGGCCGCCGGCTGCGCGCCGAACTGCTGCGCAGCGGTGCGCTGCGCGCCGTGGTCGCGCTGCCGGCCGGCGCCGCCCCGCCGTTCGGCGTCCCGCTGCACCTGTGGCTGCTGCGCCGCCCCGGGGTCGAGGAGCCGCCCGTCGCCCGCCGCCTGCTGCTGCTCGACGCGGCCGCCGCCCAGCCGGCCGGCGCGGCGGGCGGCGGCCGGGAGCGGATCGACTGGCCCGAGCTGCACCGCACCGTGCTGGACGCCTGGACCGGCTTCGACCACGCGGTGCGGTTCGACCGGCCGCCGCCCGCCGACCGCCCCGGTGTGCACCGGGTGCTGGACGCGATCGACCTGCTGGACGACGAGACCGACCTCACTCCGGCCCGTCACCTGCCGCCCGCCGCGCCCGCCGACGGCGGTGCCGAACTCGCGCACCTGCGCGGCCGGCTGGCCGAGCAGTTGACCGCGCTGGCCGCCCTGGACGGCCAGCTGCCGCAGGTCGGCGCGGCAGCCGCCGAGCCGACCGCCGCCCCGCTGACCACGCTCGGCGAGCTGGCCAGGACCGGCGTGCTGGAGGTGCACTCCTCGGGCCAGGGCCCGGAGGTCCGGTCAGCGGCCGACGGGGGCGCCGGTGAGGGTTCCGGCCGGGCGGTGCTCACCGATCAGGACCTGATGGACGGTCAGCCGCCGAGCGCCCGGCTGGCCGGGGGCGCCACCGGCGTGCTGCGGGCCCGCCCGGGCGACGTGCTGGTGCCGGTGCTGGGCGGCGGCACCGCGCTGGTGGTGCGGGCGGGTGAGCCCGCCGACGGCGCGGTGCTCGGTGCCCGGCTGCACTTGCTGCGCCCCGACCCCGAACTGCTCGACCCCGACTTCCTGGCGGGCCGGCTGCGCTCGACCTCCGGGAGCCGCTGGGCCAGCAGCCACGCCTCCACCACCGCCCGGATCGACGTCCGCCGGCTCCAGTTGCCCCGGCTGCCGATCGACCGTCAGCGGGCCCTGGGTGCGGCCTTCCGTCAGGTGGCCGAGTTCGAGGCCCGGTTGCGCCGGGCCGCCGAGGCGGGCCGGCTGCTGGCCCAGGGGCTGACGGACGGTCTGGCCGACGGCCGGATCACCTTGCCCTGA
- a CDS encoding DUF4352 domain-containing protein, translated as MRRTAALITGTALLALAVSACGPTSSGSTVSTKPKQTAAGTSTPGSPAGSPAAKSPTVAKVGDTIALKGMSNGASADITVVKVVDNAQSATDGSTPADGKRWIAIQFRIKNTGSAAYSDAPSNGATVRDDQGQSYDAVVDDTTAGQSFPVPLNIAPGDSALGFITFEVPTGAKLTKAQFALDSGFADQSGQWQLG; from the coding sequence ATGCGCCGCACCGCCGCCCTGATCACCGGCACCGCCCTGCTCGCCCTGGCCGTCTCGGCCTGCGGCCCGACCAGCAGCGGCAGCACGGTCTCGACCAAGCCCAAGCAGACCGCCGCCGGCACCAGCACCCCCGGCAGCCCGGCGGGCTCGCCCGCCGCCAAGTCCCCCACGGTCGCCAAGGTCGGCGACACCATCGCCCTCAAGGGCATGTCGAACGGCGCGTCCGCCGACATCACCGTGGTCAAGGTGGTGGACAACGCGCAGAGCGCCACCGACGGCAGCACCCCGGCCGACGGCAAGCGCTGGATCGCGATCCAGTTCCGGATCAAGAACACCGGCAGCGCCGCCTACAGCGACGCGCCGTCCAACGGCGCCACCGTGCGGGACGACCAGGGCCAGTCCTACGACGCGGTGGTCGACGACACCACCGCGGGCCAGAGCTTCCCGGTCCCGCTGAACATCGCCCCCGGGGACAGCGCGCTCGGCTTCATCACCTTCGAGGTCCCCACCGGCGCCAAGCTGACGAAGGCCCAGTTCGCGCTGGACAGCGGCTTCGCCGACCAGTCCGGCCAGTGGCAGCTGGGCTGA